In Salmo salar chromosome ssa15, Ssal_v3.1, whole genome shotgun sequence, one genomic interval encodes:
- the LOC123727316 gene encoding aurora kinase A-interacting protein-like codes for MFISRVAPHLSLLCRGTAQNLRCKNMLEIWWRKMNRHKYKKLLKRTKFLRRRVLDGRREKNQKRFEKDLQRIWMRAGLKKSQEEWNTLRIFNKQSKVSDRLKSTD; via the exons ATGTTTATCTCAAGGGTGGCCCCTCACCTAAGTCTGCTTTGCAGAGGAACTG CTCAGAATCTCCGCTGTAAGAACATGCTGGAGATCTGGTGGCGGAAGATGAACAGGCACAAGTACAAGAAGCTGCTGAAACGCACCAAGTTCCTGAGGAGGAGAGTGTTGGACGGCAGGAGGGAAAAGAATCAG AAACGCTTTGAGAAGGATCTTCAGAGGATCTGGATGCGAGCTGGACTGAAGAAATCCCAAGAGGAATGGAATACACTGAGGATCTTCAACAAACAATCTAAAGTCTCAGACAGATTGAAGAGTACAGACTGA